Proteins encoded by one window of Vibrio rumoiensis:
- a CDS encoding OprD family outer membrane porin has protein sequence MKTTFRKTVLSSVVTSLLLGASAYSSVIYAADDVAPNDPAIAGEGVSEKPYEGGFFEDASVNGAINIWMRDRTRAKVDANGHDTAKYTNLDHGSIYAGLDVKSGYIKDVVGLDLNVYGTFDMWNNGSPDHEMNFWNVNNPYEMSPGTNTGCAGTWDSSCTDNGAAFQTAAVKFKFGEHVIARGGYFQPSVPTAMGVNWSYAAGTYEGGEVGLNFGPVALGFVYADAYKAPWYKHDYSFRTGTGPDAEDAGDAYSVGMRYTISDKMLLDVAYAGLTDGDRKNAHVKFKMTTDGGWYVSPQVYVVDDDNQYDKTAFQAAFLSSKTFGQYALRLESTYTSADSEDTRGNVGNMAYRLTEAYGGSNGAYDIWWNNRSDFNHDGELGFFAELKRDFSDLGAPGFTVGLNGVYAFGADSDQQGIDDLVEYSGSAFAYYSIQNGALKGANFGIYYTHYVNDSNASDWAPYSNAFQDENDLKVTLTIPFTVK, from the coding sequence ATGAAAACAACGTTTAGAAAGACAGTATTGAGCAGTGTGGTCACGTCTTTACTATTAGGTGCTTCGGCTTATTCAAGTGTCATATATGCTGCCGATGATGTAGCGCCCAATGACCCAGCTATTGCCGGGGAAGGGGTATCAGAGAAGCCGTATGAAGGCGGTTTTTTTGAAGATGCCAGTGTTAACGGTGCTATCAATATTTGGATGCGAGACCGTACCCGCGCCAAAGTGGATGCCAATGGCCATGATACGGCAAAGTATACCAACCTAGATCATGGTTCTATCTACGCCGGCTTAGATGTTAAATCTGGCTATATTAAAGATGTCGTGGGCTTAGATTTAAACGTATATGGCACATTTGATATGTGGAATAACGGCTCACCTGATCATGAAATGAATTTTTGGAACGTTAATAACCCTTATGAAATGAGTCCAGGTACCAATACAGGATGTGCCGGTACGTGGGATTCTTCTTGTACCGATAATGGCGCGGCTTTCCAAACCGCAGCGGTTAAATTCAAATTTGGTGAGCACGTTATCGCACGTGGTGGTTACTTCCAACCATCCGTACCAACCGCAATGGGCGTTAACTGGTCTTATGCCGCGGGTACCTATGAAGGTGGAGAAGTCGGTTTGAACTTTGGCCCTGTTGCATTAGGTTTTGTGTATGCTGATGCGTATAAAGCCCCATGGTATAAGCATGATTACAGTTTCCGCACAGGCACCGGTCCTGATGCTGAAGATGCTGGCGATGCATACTCAGTCGGTATGCGTTATACCATTAGCGATAAAATGCTATTGGATGTCGCTTATGCTGGCTTAACCGATGGCGATCGTAAAAATGCCCATGTGAAATTTAAAATGACCACAGATGGTGGTTGGTATGTATCTCCACAAGTGTATGTGGTCGATGATGACAACCAATACGATAAAACGGCATTCCAAGCTGCTTTCTTAAGTTCTAAAACCTTTGGTCAATATGCCTTACGCTTAGAAAGTACCTATACTTCAGCAGACTCAGAAGACACTCGCGGTAATGTTGGCAATATGGCGTATCGCTTAACCGAAGCTTATGGTGGTTCAAATGGTGCGTATGACATCTGGTGGAATAACCGTTCGGATTTCAACCATGATGGTGAGTTAGGCTTCTTCGCAGAGCTAAAACGTGACTTTTCTGACCTAGGGGCACCTGGCTTTACTGTCGGTCTAAATGGTGTGTATGCCTTTGGTGCGGATTCTGACCAACAAGGTATTGATGACCTAGTGGAATACTCAGGTAGTGCGTTTGCATACTACTCAATCCAAAATGGTGCATTAAAAGGGGCTAACTTTGGGATTTATTACACCCATTATGTTAATGACTCTAATGCCAGCGACTGGGCACCGTACTCGAATGCCTTCCAAGATGAAAATGACTTGAAAGTCACCTTAACCATTCCTTTCACTGTGAAATAA
- a CDS encoding MotA/TolQ/ExbB proton channel family protein has translation MLAWISTLFPDLMNSHLLEFMSRGGQVLWWLAAVVLLCWVLIIERILFLSVSYRHAKAGWVDQWKQRHEHDSWYALAQKQGMLQQAHVMLTQHLDLIKALVSLCPMLGLLGTVTGMITVFDLMSISGSNDPKLMASGISMATLPTMAGMVAALAGMFAHSRLVKVATRKELHLEQQLRSGE, from the coding sequence ATGTTGGCTTGGATTTCCACTCTATTTCCTGACCTGATGAATTCTCATCTTTTAGAGTTCATGTCACGTGGTGGGCAAGTGTTGTGGTGGTTAGCGGCGGTCGTGCTGTTGTGCTGGGTATTGATTATTGAGCGTATTCTGTTTTTAAGTGTGTCTTATCGTCATGCCAAAGCGGGGTGGGTCGATCAGTGGAAGCAACGTCACGAACATGATTCTTGGTACGCGCTGGCACAAAAGCAAGGCATGCTGCAACAAGCGCATGTGATGCTGACTCAACACTTAGATTTGATCAAAGCGCTGGTCAGTTTATGCCCAATGCTCGGTTTACTCGGTACGGTAACTGGCATGATCACGGTGTTTGATTTGATGTCGATTTCAGGCAGTAATGACCCCAAACTCATGGCATCAGGTATTTCAATGGCAACATTACCGACAATGGCTGGCATGGTGGCCGCATTAGCCGGAATGTTTGCTCATTCTCGTTTAGTGAAAGTGGCGACTCGTAAAGAGCTGCACTTAGAACAGCAATTAAGGAGCGGCGAATGA
- a CDS encoding tetratricopeptide repeat protein: MDKLFHNLSFSLFKKSVLLACLLASFMMASNHAIAAGVTPYTGKKLTQASELAQNDHLDKAIKVLTSYDPKADYDKAFVNRVLAIYYWQAEQPKSSISALRAAVALKALEPKVQWQANRMLADILYSEQDFSHSAKEYRNTLAIKYTPSAADKTQFKKDSNEVYFRLAAAYYQQQQWPQVRSAVIKYQAPDAKKRLQALRMQVIAELRLKQWGNAEGTLSNLIRLEPNNKAWWQQQISTQLQQHKNQSALETYSLAKKQNLEFSANDYKSLSQLYAQNKIPERGARILQEMFKAYPETKTIDNQKTQAYYYQMAREWPQAMASWEALAKRDAEYYWPLTQLYIQQKQYNKANQVIDKAQPYAKKSEFSLAKIQLLYRLEKYNDALAEAKRLNEVQPSDSVQTWIVFLNNKLQNQQPEPSQDGMTS, translated from the coding sequence ATGGATAAGTTATTTCACAATCTTTCGTTTTCTTTATTCAAGAAGAGTGTGCTATTGGCGTGCCTGCTCGCCAGCTTTATGATGGCCTCGAACCATGCTATTGCCGCAGGTGTGACACCTTATACTGGTAAGAAACTGACACAAGCCAGTGAGTTGGCGCAAAATGATCACCTTGATAAAGCGATTAAAGTGTTAACGTCTTATGATCCTAAAGCGGATTATGATAAAGCGTTCGTCAATCGAGTCTTGGCTATTTACTACTGGCAAGCCGAACAACCCAAATCCTCCATTTCAGCGTTAAGAGCAGCAGTGGCGCTAAAGGCTCTAGAGCCAAAAGTGCAATGGCAAGCTAACCGCATGTTGGCTGATATTCTGTACTCTGAACAAGACTTCTCTCATTCAGCCAAAGAATACCGTAATACTTTAGCGATAAAATATACCCCAAGTGCTGCCGATAAAACGCAATTTAAAAAAGACAGCAATGAAGTGTATTTTCGCCTAGCCGCCGCTTATTACCAGCAGCAACAATGGCCGCAGGTTCGTAGTGCTGTCATTAAGTATCAAGCCCCCGATGCTAAAAAACGTCTACAGGCTCTGCGTATGCAAGTGATTGCCGAATTAAGATTAAAGCAATGGGGCAATGCGGAAGGTACATTGAGCAACTTGATCCGCCTTGAGCCCAATAATAAAGCGTGGTGGCAGCAACAAATTTCCACGCAATTGCAACAGCATAAAAACCAATCGGCGCTTGAAACCTATTCACTGGCGAAAAAGCAAAACCTCGAATTTAGCGCCAATGATTATAAGTCGCTGTCTCAACTGTATGCACAAAATAAGATCCCAGAGCGTGGCGCACGAATCTTACAAGAAATGTTTAAAGCCTACCCTGAGACTAAAACGATTGATAATCAAAAGACTCAAGCTTATTACTATCAAATGGCGCGTGAATGGCCACAAGCAATGGCAAGTTGGGAAGCGCTAGCCAAACGTGATGCAGAATATTACTGGCCGCTGACTCAGTTGTATATTCAACAAAAACAATACAATAAAGCCAACCAAGTGATTGATAAAGCGCAGCCCTATGCCAAAAAATCTGAATTTAGTTTGGCGAAAATTCAATTGTTGTATCGCTTAGAAAAATACAATGATGCGTTGGCAGAAGCGAAGCGTCTGAATGAAGTACAGCCATCGGATTCGGTGCAAACCTGGATTGTATTTTTAAATAATAAATTGCAAAACCAGCAGCCAGAACCGTCTCAAGATGGAATGACATCTTAA
- a CDS encoding MotA/TolQ/ExbB proton channel family protein, with product MSLIMTAISLAIVSVSASADDLASLDNKAKAEQQTENAHNQQRVALSAKQRAALQAKRDQLAKQLVQIEQENAQLSDTFSANEEILAEKEKELQLATGSLGELFGVVRQAAKDVQLSYESSLLGEQGKALNATLDKVISTDTLPSLKLLNGLWQAMQYKVITGSEVTAVSLPFVQGDGKTQRVDALRIGDMALLTEHGYVKWDFARQQASNYLALPSDTPTLASFKQDANQAMLLDPTRGVMLEQYAHQPTLMQRIDQAGVVGKVIIAILVIGLIIALVRGVRLMMAQQQISKQLKQPDNPTDDNPLGRILHVYNKEKKQSVESLELRLLESILDEQQGLERGLSMLKLFAALAPMLGLLGTVTGMIETFQVITQFGNGDPKVMAGGISMALITTVLGLVAAMPLLLAHNILSNRAEVIRNTLEKQGVSLVARRAEIESDKANLSSAVVAGANA from the coding sequence CTGTCTCTTATTATGACTGCAATCAGTTTAGCGATTGTCAGTGTTAGCGCGTCAGCTGATGATTTGGCTAGCCTTGATAATAAAGCCAAAGCTGAGCAACAAACCGAAAATGCGCACAACCAACAGCGTGTTGCATTAAGTGCTAAGCAACGTGCCGCGCTGCAAGCGAAACGCGATCAACTCGCGAAACAACTGGTACAAATTGAACAAGAAAATGCCCAATTGAGCGATACTTTTTCAGCCAATGAAGAAATCTTGGCAGAGAAAGAAAAAGAGCTTCAACTGGCAACTGGCAGCTTAGGTGAATTGTTTGGCGTCGTTCGTCAGGCCGCCAAAGATGTTCAATTAAGCTATGAAAGCTCATTACTTGGCGAACAAGGTAAAGCGTTGAATGCCACATTAGATAAAGTGATCAGCACCGATACGCTGCCATCTTTAAAATTGCTGAATGGCCTATGGCAAGCGATGCAATACAAGGTAATAACCGGCAGTGAGGTCACAGCGGTTTCACTTCCTTTTGTTCAAGGTGATGGTAAAACCCAGCGAGTGGATGCTCTGCGTATTGGCGATATGGCTTTGCTTACTGAGCACGGTTATGTGAAGTGGGACTTTGCCCGTCAGCAAGCGTCCAACTATTTAGCACTACCTTCTGATACGCCAACTCTGGCAAGCTTTAAGCAAGATGCGAATCAAGCCATGTTACTTGATCCGACTCGTGGCGTGATGCTTGAGCAATATGCGCATCAGCCAACCTTGATGCAACGTATTGATCAAGCGGGGGTTGTCGGGAAAGTTATCATTGCGATTTTAGTGATTGGCTTAATCATTGCTCTGGTTCGTGGCGTTCGTTTAATGATGGCGCAGCAACAAATCTCAAAGCAGCTCAAACAACCGGATAATCCAACCGATGATAATCCTCTGGGCCGCATTCTGCATGTGTATAACAAAGAGAAAAAGCAGTCAGTTGAATCTTTAGAGTTACGTTTATTAGAAAGTATTCTTGATGAACAACAAGGTTTAGAGCGTGGTTTGTCGATGCTGAAGTTATTCGCCGCTCTTGCGCCAATGTTGGGCTTGCTAGGTACCGTAACTGGCATGATAGAAACCTTCCAAGTGATCACTCAATTTGGTAATGGTGACCCGAAAGTGATGGCGGGGGGGATTTCCATGGCCTTGATCACGACCGTATTAGGCTTAGTCGCGGCGATGCCGTTGTTGTTGGCACATAATATTCTTTCCAACCGCGCTGAAGTGATTCGCAATACGCTTGAAAAACAAGGCGTGAGTTTAGTGGCTCGCCGTGCTGAAATTGAGTCGGATAAAGCTAACTTATCATCAGCTGTTGTAGCCGGAGCTAATGCGTAA
- a CDS encoding ExbD/TolR family protein, whose product MRLVRPTKAKEEAQVDLTSMLDIVFIMLIFFIVTSSFVNESGVEVNRPQASHASAQKDAGIFIAVTAANDIYIDKRRVDVERVQAALEKIAIDKPDASLVIQADKHAYNGTVVEVMDAAKGAGIAKIALATADKS is encoded by the coding sequence ATGAGATTAGTTCGTCCCACAAAAGCCAAAGAAGAAGCACAAGTCGATTTAACCTCAATGCTTGATATTGTGTTTATCATGTTGATCTTCTTCATCGTCACCAGTTCATTTGTCAATGAATCGGGGGTTGAAGTGAATCGCCCTCAAGCATCCCATGCCAGTGCGCAAAAAGATGCCGGTATTTTTATTGCGGTAACCGCAGCCAATGATATTTATATCGATAAACGTCGAGTCGATGTCGAGCGAGTGCAAGCGGCATTAGAAAAAATCGCCATCGATAAACCGGATGCCAGTTTGGTGATTCAAGCGGATAAGCATGCGTATAACGGCACCGTGGTTGAAGTGATGGATGCGGCGAAAGGGGCCGGTATTGCCAAGATTGCTTTAGCCACAGCGGATAAGTCTTAA
- a CDS encoding DUF3450 domain-containing protein translates to MQFPSSFIPSCDSRIGVKLKGVTLAMIAVASFSAQADSLDNARNIERQTNQVAQNAQQKIDANSDQSFQLQAEVERLQDQIDNLSLYQAHLKKLVASQEAEKVSIDEQLTNITETRQGVVPLMYHMIDGLQASLEQGVPVRMASREKRLDELKTLMGRADISEAEKYRRILEAYQIEIDYGSKLGVYEGQIKLSQDDIRQVDLLYVGKVVLLARSKDAQHAWLWSQSQKQWQDVSADQKSDINQAYALANKQQAPSLLHLPLSVTQVSEPNSSTQETK, encoded by the coding sequence ATGCAGTTTCCATCATCATTCATACCTTCTTGCGATTCACGCATAGGTGTAAAGCTCAAAGGCGTTACGCTAGCGATGATAGCCGTGGCTTCCTTTTCAGCTCAAGCCGACTCTTTAGACAATGCGCGTAATATTGAGCGTCAAACTAATCAAGTCGCGCAAAATGCACAGCAAAAAATTGATGCTAATTCTGATCAAAGTTTTCAATTACAGGCCGAAGTTGAGCGCCTGCAAGATCAAATTGATAATCTGTCTTTATACCAAGCTCACTTGAAGAAGTTGGTGGCGAGTCAAGAAGCTGAAAAAGTCAGTATTGATGAGCAACTCACCAACATCACCGAAACCCGTCAAGGGGTCGTACCTTTGATGTATCACATGATCGATGGCCTGCAAGCTTCCTTAGAGCAAGGCGTTCCAGTTCGTATGGCGAGTCGTGAAAAGCGTCTTGATGAACTAAAAACCTTGATGGGGCGCGCCGATATTTCAGAGGCAGAAAAATACCGTAGAATTCTAGAAGCCTACCAAATTGAAATAGACTACGGTTCAAAGCTTGGTGTCTATGAAGGTCAGATTAAGCTAAGCCAAGATGATATTCGCCAAGTTGATTTATTGTATGTCGGTAAAGTGGTGTTACTGGCTCGTAGCAAAGATGCGCAACATGCATGGTTGTGGTCACAATCTCAAAAACAATGGCAAGACGTATCAGCGGATCAAAAGTCAGATATTAACCAAGCCTACGCGTTAGCTAATAAGCAACAAGCGCCAAGTTTATTGCATTTACCGCTTTCTGTGACTCAAGTATCCGAGCCTAATTCTTCAACTCAGGAGACAAAATAA
- the gltX gene encoding glutamate--tRNA ligase, translated as MTVKTRFAPSPTGYLHVGGARTALYSWLYAKSQGGEFVLRIEDTDIERSTQEAVDAILEGMQWMGLDWDEGPYYQTKRFDRYNEMVDQLLAEDKAYKCYASKELLDEIRAEQEANKEMARYDANHPKIVAVNQAAKDGDPCVIRFRNPKEGSVVFEDQIRGRIEISNSQLDDLIIRRTDGSPTYNFCVVVDDWDMGITHVVRGEDHINNTPRQINIYEALGAPVPTFAHCAMILGDDGAKLSKRHGAVSVMQYRDEGYLPNALNNYLVRLGWSHGDQEIFSREEMIEFFSLNAISKSASAFNTDKLLWLNNHYIKTSEPEYVAEHLQWHLDNQNINIENGPAITDVIKLVGERCHTLIELAEQSRYFYEDFSEFEAGAAKKHLRGVAKGPLELALSKVEALSDWSTENLHGVIAQVCEELEIGMGKIGMPLRVAVTGGGQSPSVDAVMQLIGQERVIARIKMALAFIAEREANA; from the coding sequence ATGACGGTTAAAACACGTTTTGCTCCTAGCCCAACAGGCTATCTTCACGTAGGCGGTGCTCGTACTGCTCTTTATTCTTGGTTATACGCAAAAAGCCAAGGCGGTGAATTTGTTTTACGTATCGAAGATACCGACATTGAACGTTCTACCCAAGAAGCGGTGGATGCAATTTTAGAAGGCATGCAATGGATGGGTTTGGATTGGGATGAAGGTCCTTACTACCAAACTAAGCGCTTTGATCGTTACAACGAAATGGTTGATCAGCTACTCGCTGAAGATAAAGCCTATAAATGCTACGCATCAAAAGAACTGCTTGATGAAATTCGTGCCGAGCAAGAAGCGAATAAAGAAATGGCTCGCTACGATGCTAATCATCCAAAAATTGTTGCAGTAAACCAAGCAGCAAAAGATGGCGATCCATGCGTGATTCGTTTCCGTAACCCGAAAGAAGGTTCGGTAGTATTTGAAGACCAAATCCGTGGCCGTATCGAAATTTCTAACAGCCAGTTAGATGATTTGATCATTCGTCGTACTGATGGCTCTCCAACCTACAACTTCTGTGTCGTCGTGGATGATTGGGATATGGGCATTACTCACGTGGTTCGTGGTGAAGATCATATCAACAACACGCCTCGCCAAATTAACATTTATGAAGCACTAGGCGCGCCAGTTCCAACGTTCGCTCACTGTGCAATGATCTTAGGTGATGACGGCGCCAAACTTTCAAAACGTCATGGCGCAGTCAGCGTGATGCAATACCGTGATGAAGGTTACTTGCCGAACGCTCTAAATAACTACCTAGTGCGTCTTGGTTGGTCTCATGGCGACCAAGAAATCTTCTCTCGTGAAGAAATGATTGAGTTCTTCAGCTTGAATGCGATCAGCAAATCCGCTTCTGCATTTAATACTGATAAGCTACTTTGGTTGAACAACCACTACATCAAAACATCAGAGCCTGAGTACGTAGCAGAGCACCTACAATGGCACCTAGATAACCAAAACATCAACATCGAGAATGGCCCAGCGATTACTGATGTGATCAAACTGGTTGGCGAACGTTGTCATACTCTTATTGAATTAGCAGAGCAATCTCGCTACTTCTATGAAGATTTCTCTGAGTTTGAAGCTGGCGCAGCCAAGAAACATCTACGTGGCGTAGCGAAAGGCCCATTAGAACTTGCGTTAAGCAAAGTAGAAGCTTTGAGCGATTGGAGCACAGAAAACTTACACGGCGTGATAGCACAAGTGTGTGAAGAGTTAGAAATTGGCATGGGTAAAATCGGCATGCCACTTCGCGTTGCCGTAACCGGTGGTGGTCAGTCTCCGTCTGTTGATGCAGTCATGCAGTTAATTGGTCAAGAGCGCGTGATTGCTCGTATCAAAATGGCATTAGCATTCATTGCAGAACGTGAAGCTAACGCTTAA
- a CDS encoding AraC family transcriptional regulator — protein MTEVVRGSVQSAQLTRIEKVLEFIHQHLFLPLSLDDIAQKSCWSRWQLQRVFTAKTGVNVAQYIRELKLSRAAEILLDSPSERVLDIALSVGFNSEISFSRSFKQFFGCSPRDYRKRGIRSGLRQPMTAISLSTSDAGHLNSLQANFSFTQIRIEHKAAFRVMGYRGEIGGLFASQPDFQQSVPQIWRTFEAIKQSESLLANMTTMRYGVIDTLSLNSERLDYWAAEASQTLSSQSLNTLEIPTQQYAVLAHKGPVDGLKNKLEWLFTEWLPQSGYRGIDGFELEIYPANYQMHSADAYMEYWLPIQ, from the coding sequence ATGACAGAAGTAGTGAGGGGGAGCGTACAATCCGCTCAACTTACTCGAATAGAAAAGGTGCTGGAGTTTATCCATCAGCATCTTTTTTTACCACTATCGCTTGACGATATCGCACAAAAAAGTTGTTGGTCACGATGGCAATTACAGCGCGTTTTTACCGCGAAAACGGGCGTTAATGTCGCGCAATATATTCGTGAATTAAAGCTGAGTCGCGCCGCTGAAATCCTATTAGATTCCCCATCAGAAAGAGTGCTCGATATTGCTCTTAGCGTCGGGTTTAATTCAGAAATTAGCTTTAGTCGTTCCTTCAAACAATTTTTCGGCTGCTCACCGAGAGACTATCGTAAACGAGGCATTCGTAGTGGTTTACGTCAGCCGATGACCGCCATATCATTATCGACTTCCGATGCCGGCCATTTAAACTCTCTACAAGCCAATTTTAGTTTTACTCAGATTCGAATTGAACATAAAGCGGCATTTCGTGTGATGGGGTATCGTGGTGAGATTGGTGGGCTCTTTGCATCTCAACCCGATTTTCAACAATCGGTTCCTCAGATTTGGCGAACCTTTGAGGCGATAAAACAATCCGAATCTCTTTTAGCGAATATGACAACCATGCGCTATGGCGTCATTGATACCCTGTCGCTAAATTCAGAACGCTTAGATTATTGGGCGGCCGAAGCGTCGCAAACGTTGTCATCTCAATCATTAAACACGCTTGAAATCCCAACCCAACAATACGCTGTTCTAGCGCATAAAGGGCCAGTTGACGGCTTAAAAAACAAACTAGAATGGCTATTTACTGAGTGGTTACCGCAAAGTGGTTATCGCGGCATCGATGGTTTTGAATTAGAAATTTACCCTGCAAATTATCAAATGCATTCAGCGGATGCTTATATGGAATATTGGTTGCCGATCCAATAA
- a CDS encoding energy transducer TonB, which translates to MSDCRAAETMTNASLRLLIAIPLGLVTAVALFAFMSWMVGSVKTGVSDDQGPLAFDVVMQEQDSDSQRRMRQLPEPPKVPEQPQALSTPATPAASMPSVQAPQVSLDTSMAFSDVGVAINMPNINVSNNISQGVGQQQQAMPLYRAQPTYPARMLKRRVEGYVVMSFTINEQGHPEDIEVVEAEPSKAFVRPAVQALRNWKYQPQIEGGKAVKQPGQQVKIEFKISQ; encoded by the coding sequence ATGAGTGATTGTCGTGCTGCTGAGACTATGACGAACGCATCATTGCGCTTATTGATTGCGATTCCGCTTGGCTTAGTCACCGCCGTGGCGTTATTTGCCTTTATGTCTTGGATGGTCGGAAGCGTTAAAACTGGCGTAAGCGATGACCAAGGCCCACTGGCGTTTGATGTGGTGATGCAAGAGCAAGATTCGGACTCACAGCGCCGCATGCGCCAATTGCCAGAACCGCCGAAAGTGCCAGAGCAACCTCAAGCGTTATCAACGCCTGCGACGCCTGCTGCTTCCATGCCATCAGTACAAGCCCCTCAAGTATCTTTAGATACGAGCATGGCATTCTCGGATGTTGGTGTGGCGATCAATATGCCGAATATCAATGTCAGTAATAACATCTCGCAAGGGGTTGGTCAGCAACAGCAAGCGATGCCTTTATATCGTGCTCAGCCCACTTATCCTGCTCGTATGCTTAAACGCCGTGTTGAAGGTTATGTGGTGATGTCATTTACCATCAATGAGCAGGGGCATCCTGAAGATATTGAAGTGGTTGAAGCTGAGCCGTCGAAAGCCTTTGTTCGCCCTGCGGTTCAAGCGTTGAGAAACTGGAAATACCAGCCTCAAATAGAAGGTGGTAAGGCCGTTAAGCAGCCCGGCCAGCAAGTTAAAATTGAATTTAAGATCAGCCAGTAG